A window of Methanocalculus natronophilus contains these coding sequences:
- a CDS encoding DNA translocase FtsK codes for KETPSETLSPKKESFKQEDPKKESFDTRSEETKDSYETQDKQDHISFEAPANQSIKQTVKAGQNLYTNYQVPPVSLLKDPEEKKPDLTEFIEAKTNRSNETFSEFNIGARVFNHTEGPTVTRFEIALEKGVKVNKITTLTDNIKMALEAKEIRIEAPIPGKKTVGIEVPNDEAQTVHFSNIVRRSMFKNAAMPLT; via the coding sequence CTAAAGAAACGCCTAGTGAAACATTATCCCCCAAAAAGGAATCTTTTAAACAAGAAGATCCTAAAAAAGAATCGTTTGATACTCGTAGCGAAGAGACTAAAGATTCTTATGAAACGCAAGATAAACAAGACCATATTTCTTTTGAAGCACCTGCGAACCAATCGATCAAACAAACCGTTAAAGCCGGTCAAAACTTATATACAAATTATCAAGTTCCACCTGTTAGTCTATTAAAAGACCCCGAAGAAAAGAAACCAGATTTAACAGAATTCATAGAAGCCAAGACCAACCGCTCAAACGAAACATTTAGTGAGTTCAATATAGGCGCTCGTGTTTTTAATCATACCGAAGGTCCTACCGTTACACGCTTTGAGATTGCGTTAGAAAAAGGCGTTAAAGTCAATAAAATCACGACTTTAACTGACAATATTAAAATGGCTTTAGAAGCGAAAGAAATACGTATTGAAGCTCCAATTCCTGGAAAGAAAACAGTTGGGATTGAAGTGCCTAATGATGAGGCACAAACGGTGCATTTTTCTAACATCGTGAGACGTTCAATGTTTAAAAATGCAGCAATGCCTTTAAC